In Methylobacterium sp. WL1, the sequence CGGCCGCGGAGCCACCGGACGTCATCGTCGTCGGAGCGGGCGTCGTCGGGCTGTCCGCCGCCCTGGTCCTGCGCGCGCGCGGCCTGTCGGTCACGGTGCTCGATCGGGAGGGCCCGGCGGCCGGGGCGAGCGCGGGCAATGCCGGCGCCTTCGCGTTCTCCGACATCCTGCCGCTGGCCTCGCCCGGCATCCTCAGGAGGGCGCCGCGCTGGCTGCTCGATCCGCTCGGGCCGCTCTCGGTGCCGCCGGCCTACGCGCCCCGGATCCTGCCCTGGATGCTGCGCTTCTGGCGAGCCTGCGCGCCGGATCGCGTCCGCCGGGCGACCGCCGCCCAGACCGCGCTCATGGACCTGTCGCGGGACACGCTGGAGCCATTCCTCGAGGCCACCGGCACGCGGGGGATGCTGTGCAAGGACGGCAACCTCCAGGTCTACGAGGGAAAGCCGGAATTCGACGCCGCCCTCCCCGGCTGGGACGTCCGCGCCGATCACGGCATCGCCTTCCAGCACCTCGACGCCGCCGCGATGGCGGCGATCCAGCCGGGCCTGGCGCCCCGCTTCACGCACGGGACGTTCACCCCCGGCTGGTACTCGATCGCCGAACCGAAAACCTACGTGCTCGCCCTGGCCGAGCGCCTGCGGGACGAAGGCGGCGCGATCGCGCGGGCCGAGGTCACGGCGCTGCGCCCCACAGCCGACGGCATCGCCGTGGTGACATCCGCCGGCACCCGCATGGCCGGGCAGGTCGTGGTCGCGGCCGGGGCCTTCTCGCACCGCCTTGCCCGCACCTTGGGCGAGCGGATCCCGCTGGAGACGGAGCGGGGCTACAACACGACCCTGCCCGAGGGCGCCCTCGACCTGCGCACGCAGGTCACCTTCGGGGGCCACGGCTTCGTGGTGACGCGGCTCTCCTGCGGGATCCGGGTCGGCGGCGCGGTGGAACTCGGCGGCCTCGACCGGCCGCCGGATTTCCGGCGCTCGGAGGCGATGCTGCGCAAGGCCAAGACCTTCCTGCCGGGCCTCAAAACCGAGGGCGGCCAGCCCTGGATGGGCTTCCGACCGTCGCTGCCCGACTCGTTGCCCGCCATCGGTCGGGCCGCGTCCACCCGCCGGGTCGTCTACGCCTTCGGGCACGGTCATCTGGGGCTGACCCAGTCGGCGGGCACCGCGCGCCTCGTCGCCGACCTCGTCACCGGCGCGCCGCCGTCCATCGACCTCGCGCCGTTCTCGCCCCAGCGCTTCCGATAGGGCTTCGCCTATGGCCAACCACACCTTCTCGTGCCTCGACGGCCATACCTGCGGCAACCCGGTCCGCCTCGTCTCGGGCGGGGGCCCGATCCTCGAAGGCGGCACCATGCTGGAGAAGCGCGCCCATTTCCTGCGCACCTACGACTGGATCCGCACCGGGCTGATGTTCGAGCCGCGCGGCCACGACATGATGTCGGGCGCGATCCTGTATCCGCCGACGCGGCCCGATTGCGACGTCGCGGTGCTGTTCATCGAGACCAGCGGCTGCCTGCCGATGTGCGGCCACGGCACCATCGGCACGGTCACCATGGCGATCGAGAACGGCCTGGTCACGCCGCGCGCGCCGGGGCGGCTCTCGATCGACGCGCCGGCCGGCAAGGTGGACATCACCTACCGGCAGGAGGGCCGTTTCGTGGAGGAGGTGCGGCTGCGCAACGTGCCGGGCTTCCTGCACGCCGAAGGGCTGACCGCGCATCTCGATGGGGTCGGCGAGATCGTGGTGGACGTCGCCTACGGGGGCAACTTCTATGCGATCGTCGAGCCCCAAAAAAACTTCCGGGACATGGCCGATCACACCGCCGGGGACCTCATCGCCCGGTCGCCGAAGCTGCGCGCGGCGCTCAACGCCACGTACGACTTCGTCCATCCGGAGCATCCGGAGATCCGGGGCCTGTCACACATCCTGTGGACCGGCGCGCCGCGCCACCCCGAGGCCCAGGCCCGCAACGCCGTGTTCTACGGCGACAAGGCGATCGATCGCTCGCCCTGCGGCACCGGCACCTCGGCCCGGATGGCGCAGCTCGCCGCCAAGGGGCGCCTCGGGGTGGGCGACGATTTCGTGCACGAATCGATCATCGGCTCGCTGTTCCGCGGCCGGGTCGAGGCCGCGACCACGGTGGCCGGCAAGCCCGCGATCGTGCCCTCGGTGGCGGGCTGGGCGCGCCAGACCGGCATCAACACCATCTTCATCGACGACCGCGATCCGTTCGCGCACGGCTTCGTGGTGGCGTAGCTCCCAGCGGGTCCGCGTCGAAGTCGCCGTGCCCGCGGTTCCTCAGGGCGCGAGCCGGGTGAACACGTAGTCGTGGTCCCGGACGTTGGCCTGATGGCAGGCGAAGCAGGTCTCGTGCTGGGCCGCGTCCGTGGGCTTGCCGTCGATGAAGCGGCCGAACCCCCAGCCGCCGGTTTCCGGGTAGCGCTTCGAATCCTTGACCATGACCTGGACCGTGGTCGCCGCCCCGGGGACGAAGGCCGGCTCGAATTTCCCGGAGGGGGTGCGTTTCCAGGCGCGCTTCACCAGGATCGTCCCGTCCGGGAAGGGCAGCGTGCCCGACCGGTAGGCCTGCAGCGCCGGGGCGTTGCCCACCACCGCGCGCAGCTCGTCGAGGGCGCCGGTCTCCTGCGCGACCCCGATGAGCGGCCAGTCGCGAAAACCGTCCGGAACGGTCACGCCGTAGAGCGGCGACGCTTCGGGCGCGGTCCCGGCACGGAGGGCGGCGGCGCCCAGCAGGGCGGCCGCCAGCAAGCTGGACGCAGCAACGGTGATGGCACGCATCGCAGGCTCCTGTGCCGTCTCAGGCCGATCCGGACGCGGGGGACCTCAGGCCGAGGCCGCATCGATGACGGCCTGCGCGAAGGCGTGCGGCGCCTCCTGGGGCAGGTTGTGGCCGATCCCGCCGGTGATCGGCCGGTGCGCGTAGCGGCCGGTGAATTTCCCGGCATAGGTCGCAGGCTCCGGATGCGGGGCGCCGTTGGCGTCGCCCTCGAGCGTGATCGTCGGCACGGCGATCTCCGGCGCCCGGGCCAGCCGGTCCTCCAGGGCCTCGTAGCGCCGCTCGCCCTCGGCGAGCCCGAGCTGCCAGCGGTAATTGTGGACGACGATGCCGACATGGTCGGGGTTGTCGAAGGACTGGGCGCTGCGGGCGAAGGTCGCGTCGTCGAACGCCCAGCGCGGCGAGGCGCTCTGCCAGATCAGCCGGGCGAAGGCGTCGCGATACGCCTCGTAGCCGGCCCGGCCCCGGCTGGTGGCGAAGTAGAACTGGTACCACCAGGACAGCTCGGCCCTCGGCGGCAGCGGCGCCTTGCCGGCCTCCTGGCTGCCGATCAGGTAGCCGCTCACCGAGACGAGGGCGCGGCACCGGTCCGGCCAGAGCGCCGCGACGATGCAGGCCGTCCGGGCGCCCCAGTCGAAGCCGCCGAGCACGGCGCGGGGGATGCCGAGGGCGTCCATGAGGGCGATGACGTCCACCGCCAGCGCCGCCTGCTCGCCGTTGCGGACCGCGTCCGTGGCCAGGAAGCGGGTCGTCCCGTAGCCGCGCAGATGCGGAACGATCACCCGATGGCCCGCTGCGGCGAGGATCGGGACGACCTCCGCGAAGGCGTGGATGTCGTAGGGCCAGCCGTGCAGCAGGATGACCGCCGGACCGTCGGCGGGGCCGGCCTCGGCATAGCCGACATCGAGCATTCCGGCCTCGACCTGCTTCAGCGTGCCGGGCATGGGGCGAGGAACCGGGCGAGGGACGGGGCGAGGGATGGAACCGTCCGCGGGGGCTCCGGTCTCGGCCCGCGCGACGCCGATGCGGCCGAACTCCGCGAATGCCAGGGCCGCGGCCGTGGCGCCGAGGAGCCGGCGGCGGCTCCGGTCGATGGTCTCGGGGGGATGTTCAGGATGCGTGGCGGCTTTCATGGGCGGCCTCCGTT encodes:
- a CDS encoding FAD-dependent oxidoreductase encodes the protein MAAAEPPDVIVVGAGVVGLSAALVLRARGLSVTVLDREGPAAGASAGNAGAFAFSDILPLASPGILRRAPRWLLDPLGPLSVPPAYAPRILPWMLRFWRACAPDRVRRATAAQTALMDLSRDTLEPFLEATGTRGMLCKDGNLQVYEGKPEFDAALPGWDVRADHGIAFQHLDAAAMAAIQPGLAPRFTHGTFTPGWYSIAEPKTYVLALAERLRDEGGAIARAEVTALRPTADGIAVVTSAGTRMAGQVVVAAGAFSHRLARTLGERIPLETERGYNTTLPEGALDLRTQVTFGGHGFVVTRLSCGIRVGGAVELGGLDRPPDFRRSEAMLRKAKTFLPGLKTEGGQPWMGFRPSLPDSLPAIGRAASTRRVVYAFGHGHLGLTQSAGTARLVADLVTGAPPSIDLAPFSPQRFR
- a CDS encoding 4-hydroxyproline epimerase, with protein sequence MANHTFSCLDGHTCGNPVRLVSGGGPILEGGTMLEKRAHFLRTYDWIRTGLMFEPRGHDMMSGAILYPPTRPDCDVAVLFIETSGCLPMCGHGTIGTVTMAIENGLVTPRAPGRLSIDAPAGKVDITYRQEGRFVEEVRLRNVPGFLHAEGLTAHLDGVGEIVVDVAYGGNFYAIVEPQKNFRDMADHTAGDLIARSPKLRAALNATYDFVHPEHPEIRGLSHILWTGAPRHPEAQARNAVFYGDKAIDRSPCGTGTSARMAQLAAKGRLGVGDDFVHESIIGSLFRGRVEAATTVAGKPAIVPSVAGWARQTGINTIFIDDRDPFAHGFVVA
- a CDS encoding cytochrome P460 family protein, with translation MRAITVAASSLLAAALLGAAALRAGTAPEASPLYGVTVPDGFRDWPLIGVAQETGALDELRAVVGNAPALQAYRSGTLPFPDGTILVKRAWKRTPSGKFEPAFVPGAATTVQVMVKDSKRYPETGGWGFGRFIDGKPTDAAQHETCFACHQANVRDHDYVFTRLAP
- a CDS encoding alpha/beta hydrolase, with protein sequence MKAATHPEHPPETIDRSRRRLLGATAAALAFAEFGRIGVARAETGAPADGSIPRPVPRPVPRPMPGTLKQVEAGMLDVGYAEAGPADGPAVILLHGWPYDIHAFAEVVPILAAAGHRVIVPHLRGYGTTRFLATDAVRNGEQAALAVDVIALMDALGIPRAVLGGFDWGARTACIVAALWPDRCRALVSVSGYLIGSQEAGKAPLPPRAELSWWYQFYFATSRGRAGYEAYRDAFARLIWQSASPRWAFDDATFARSAQSFDNPDHVGIVVHNYRWQLGLAEGERRYEALEDRLARAPEIAVPTITLEGDANGAPHPEPATYAGKFTGRYAHRPITGGIGHNLPQEAPHAFAQAVIDAASA